Proteins from a single region of Aythya fuligula isolate bAytFul2 chromosome 3, bAytFul2.pri, whole genome shotgun sequence:
- the MDH1 gene encoding malate dehydrogenase, cytoplasmic produces MGEPIRVLVTGAAGQIAYSLLYSIAKGDVFGKEQPLVLVLLDITPMMTVLEGVVMELQDCALPLLREVIPTDKEEVAFKDLDIAILVGSMPRREGMERKDLLKANVKIFKSQGAALDKYAKKTVKVVVVGNPANTNCLIASKSAPSIPKENFSCLTRLDHNRAKSQIALKLGVTSNDVKNVIIWGNHSSTQYPDVNHAKVNVKGKEVGVYEAIKDDSWLKGDFILTVQQRGAAVIKARKLSSAMSAAKAICDHVRDIWFGTPAGEFVSMGVISDGNSYGVPEDLLYSFPVVIKDKTWKFVEGLPINDFSREKMDLTAKELTEEKETAVEFLSSA; encoded by the exons ATG GGTGAACCTATCAGAGTCCTGGTGACTGGTGCCGCTGGGCAGATTGCTTACTCGCTGCTCTACAGTATTGCCAAGGGAGATGTCTTTGGCAAAGAACAG CCGCTTGTGCTCGTGCTGCTGGATATCACCCCCATGATGACTGTTCTGGAAGGTGTAGTGATGGAGCTGCAAGACTGCGCCCTGCCGCTGCTGAGAG aGGTCATTCCAACAGACAAGGAGGAAGTTGCATTCAAAGACCTTGACATAGCAATTTTGGTTGGCTCCATGCCAAGGAGAGAGGGCATGGAGAGGAAGGATTTACTCAAAGcaaatgtgaaaattttcaAGTCTCAGGGTGCAGCTTTGGACAAGTATGCCAAAAAGACTGTCAAG gttgtgGTAGTTGGGAATCCAGCAAATACCAACTGCCTGATTGCATCGAAGTCAGCCCCGTCAATACCAAAGGAGAACTTCAGCTGCTTGACTCGCTTGGATCACAACAGAGCTAAATCTCAg ATTGCTCTCAAACTTGGTGTGACTTCTAATGATGTGAAGAATGTCATCATCTGGGGCAACCACTCCTCCACTCAATATCCAGATGTTAACCATGCGAAGGTAAATGTGAAAGGGAAGGAAGTTGGAGTTTATGAAGCGATAAAAGATGACAGCTGGCTGAAGGGAGACTTTATCCTG ACTGTTCAGCAACGTGGAGCAGCCGTTATAAAGGCTAGGAAGCTGTCCAGTGCAATGTCAGCTGCCAAAGCTATCTGTGATCATGTGAGGGACATCTGGTTTGGCACTCCAGCG gGAGAATTTGTTTCTATGGGAGTCATTTCTGATGGCAATTCTTATGGTGTTCCTGAGGACTTGCTATACTCATTCCCTGTTGTGATCAAG GACAAGACCTGGAAGTTTGTTGAAGGTCTTCCTATTAACGATTTTTCTCGTGAGAAGATGGATCTGACTGCTAAGGAGTTAACTGAAGAGAAGGAGACTGCTGTGGAATTCCTCTCTAGTGCATGA